The Bacteroidales bacterium genomic sequence TATTCAGTTCGTTTATCCGAAAACCCATCACCAGAATATCATCCACCTGCTCTTCATCTTTTTGCCAGTTATCGAGTTCCTCTTCCAACAGGGCTTTTTGTTTGGGAAGGTCGTAAGTATGGATCTGCTGCAGAAAATTTTTAAAGCGCTTGGTTTTGTATTTTTCCCGGTTGGGAGCGATCTGATCCACATATCCATCCGAAAACATGTAGAAGGTATCGCCCGGTTGCAGCTCGATCTCATATTTGGTAAAAGGCTTTTCCTTGAAGGAAATACCGATGGGTGCCCTTGCGCCTTTATATACATTCAGGGTATTGTTACGAAAATGATAAAGGGGCCGATAAGCGCCTGAAAACTGTAAGGTATTTTTATCTGTGTCGATTGCACAGAACGCCATATCCATGCCATCTTTTGTTTCTTTTGTATAGCCTTGCTGGTGAAGGGAGGATTTCATCAGGTCTCGGAGATCTTCCAGTATCTGATCGGCATCCATCTCAGAATGCTGGGTTACTTCGTTTAGGAAGGCAATGCCCAGCATGCTCATAAAGGCCCCGGGTATTCCATGACCTGTACAATCGGCTGCAGCTATAAATATCCGGTGGTCAATCTTTCTGAACCAATAAAAATCTCCGCTGACTACGTCTCTGCTTCGGAGCAAAACAAATGACCCCGGGAAGAAGTGGTGTAATTGAGATTTGTTGGGAAATACGGCAGACTGAATTTTTTGAGCATAGGAAATGCTCTGATTGATCTTTTTATTTGCGTCTTCTATGATCTTGAGCTTTTCATCCAGCTCATTCTCAATAAAGGTGCTGTGTTCAATCAAATTGTTATACAGCACATGTAAGTCCTGATATTCATTCTTCAGATCTTCATATTCCTTAAGTAATTGATGATATTTTTGTTGCAGATGAATATAATCA encodes the following:
- a CDS encoding SpoIIE family protein phosphatase — translated: MTSKLKLIEHIAEDEIKLRPMDDYIHLQQKYHQLLKEYEDLKNEYQDLHVLYNNLIEHSTFIENELDEKLKIIEDANKKINQSISYAQKIQSAVFPNKSQLHHFFPGSFVLLRSRDVVSGDFYWFRKIDHRIFIAAADCTGHGIPGAFMSMLGIAFLNEVTQHSEMDADQILEDLRDLMKSSLHQQGYTKETKDGMDMAFCAIDTDKNTLQFSGAYRPLYHFRNNTLNVYKGARAPIGISFKEKPFTKYEIELQPGDTFYMFSDGYVDQIAPNREKYKTKRFKNFLQQIHTYDLPKQKALLEEELDNWQKDEEQVDDILVMGFRINELNK